In Pogoniulus pusillus isolate bPogPus1 chromosome 1, bPogPus1.pri, whole genome shotgun sequence, one DNA window encodes the following:
- the BMF gene encoding bcl-2-modifying factor isoform X3 — MDRPSYLEEDYSSLDGLDDDVFHSDDFGLAGQPGEMTATGIFTQNQSYSCLLGRFQLFPLTHCCGPGIRHPEQQDKATQTLSPSSSSQDVMLPCGVTEEPRRLFYGNAGYRLHVPPAGFALDPHLQEEPQEGHREARAEVQLARKLQCIADQFHRLHIQRLHFRVERQESKCCAAESSSVSSW; from the exons ATGGATCGCCCCAGCTACCTGGAAGAGGACTATTCTAGCCTGGATGGGCTGGACGATGACGTGTTTCACTCTGATGACTTTGGACTTGCAGGTCAGCCTGGTGAGATGACTGCAACTGGCATTTTCACACAGAACCAGTcctacagctgccttctggggagGTTTCAACTATTCCCCCTCACACATTGCTGTGGTCCCGGTATCAGGCAtcctgagcagcaggacaaggcaaCTCAAACACTCAGCCCGTCCTCTTCCAGTCAGGATGTTATGTTGCCTTGTGGAGTCACTGAGGAGCCTCGGAGACTCTTCTATG GCAATGCTGGTTACCGTTTACATGTCCCTCCAGCTGGTTTTGCGTTGGATCCACACCTCCAGGAGGAGCCTCAGGAAGGTCACCGGGAAGCGCGTGCCGAGGTGCAGCTGGCACGGAAGCTGCAGTGCATTGCTGACCAGTTCCACCGGCTCCACATACAGAGG TTACATTTTAGGGTGGAAAGGCAGGAAAGCAAGTGCTGTGCCGCAGAGTCTTCCTCTGTTTCAAGTTGGTGA
- the BMF gene encoding bcl-2-modifying factor isoform X2 has protein sequence MDRPSYLEEDYSSLDGLDDDVFHSDDFGLAGQPGEMTATGIFTQNQSYSCLLGRFQLFPLTHCCGPGIRHPEQQDKATQTLSPSSSSQDVMLPCGVTEEPRRLFYGNAGYRLHVPPAGFALDPHLQEEPQEGHREARAEVQLARKLQCIADQFHRLHIQRHQQNRNQVWWQLFPFLHNLALQTEANRNGPGQR, from the exons ATGGATCGCCCCAGCTACCTGGAAGAGGACTATTCTAGCCTGGATGGGCTGGACGATGACGTGTTTCACTCTGATGACTTTGGACTTGCAGGTCAGCCTGGTGAGATGACTGCAACTGGCATTTTCACACAGAACCAGTcctacagctgccttctggggagGTTTCAACTATTCCCCCTCACACATTGCTGTGGTCCCGGTATCAGGCAtcctgagcagcaggacaaggcaaCTCAAACACTCAGCCCGTCCTCTTCCAGTCAGGATGTTATGTTGCCTTGTGGAGTCACTGAGGAGCCTCGGAGACTCTTCTATG GCAATGCTGGTTACCGTTTACATGTCCCTCCAGCTGGTTTTGCGTTGGATCCACACCTCCAGGAGGAGCCTCAGGAAGGTCACCGGGAAGCGCGTGCCGAGGTGCAGCTGGCACGGAAGCTGCAGTGCATTGCTGACCAGTTCCACCGGCTCCACATACAGAGG CATCAGCAGAACAGAAATCAAGTGTGGtggcagcttttccccttcctaCACAACCTGGCCTTGCAGACGGAGGCGAACAGGAACGGCCCCGGGCAGAGGTGA
- the BMF gene encoding bcl-2-modifying factor isoform X4, protein MDRPSYLEEDYSSLDGLDDDVFHSDDFGLAGNAGYRLHVPPAGFALDPHLQEEPQEGHREARAEVQLARKLQCIADQFHRLHIQRHQQNRNQVWWQLFPFLHNLALQTEANRNGPGQR, encoded by the exons ATGGATCGCCCCAGCTACCTGGAAGAGGACTATTCTAGCCTGGATGGGCTGGACGATGACGTGTTTCACTCTGATGACTTTGGACTTGCAG GCAATGCTGGTTACCGTTTACATGTCCCTCCAGCTGGTTTTGCGTTGGATCCACACCTCCAGGAGGAGCCTCAGGAAGGTCACCGGGAAGCGCGTGCCGAGGTGCAGCTGGCACGGAAGCTGCAGTGCATTGCTGACCAGTTCCACCGGCTCCACATACAGAGG CATCAGCAGAACAGAAATCAAGTGTGGtggcagcttttccccttcctaCACAACCTGGCCTTGCAGACGGAGGCGAACAGGAACGGCCCCGGGCAGAGGTGA
- the BMF gene encoding bcl-2-modifying factor isoform X1, whose protein sequence is MDRPSYLEEDYSSLDGLDDDVFHSDDFGLAGQPGEMTATGIFTQNQSYSCLLGRFQLFPLTHCCGPGIRHPEQQDKATQTLSPSSSSQDVMLPCGVTEEPRRLFYGNAGYRLHVPPAGFALDPHLQEEPQEGHREARAEVQLARKLQCIADQFHRLHIQRESQLERSVSDFHWPALPSPAGDTFCNLRCLGDCDFLVFLS, encoded by the exons ATGGATCGCCCCAGCTACCTGGAAGAGGACTATTCTAGCCTGGATGGGCTGGACGATGACGTGTTTCACTCTGATGACTTTGGACTTGCAGGTCAGCCTGGTGAGATGACTGCAACTGGCATTTTCACACAGAACCAGTcctacagctgccttctggggagGTTTCAACTATTCCCCCTCACACATTGCTGTGGTCCCGGTATCAGGCAtcctgagcagcaggacaaggcaaCTCAAACACTCAGCCCGTCCTCTTCCAGTCAGGATGTTATGTTGCCTTGTGGAGTCACTGAGGAGCCTCGGAGACTCTTCTATG GCAATGCTGGTTACCGTTTACATGTCCCTCCAGCTGGTTTTGCGTTGGATCCACACCTCCAGGAGGAGCCTCAGGAAGGTCACCGGGAAGCGCGTGCCGAGGTGCAGCTGGCACGGAAGCTGCAGTGCATTGCTGACCAGTTCCACCGGCTCCACATACAGAGG GAATCACAGCTGGAAAGATCTGTATCTGACTTCCATTGGCCTGCACTTCCCTCTCCAGCGGGGGACACCTTTTGTAACCTCCGTTGCCTTGGGGACTGTGACTTTCTAGTCTTTCTCAGCTGA